The following are encoded together in the Deinococcus soli (ex Cha et al. 2016) genome:
- a CDS encoding LLM class flavin-dependent oxidoreductase, which translates to MSVPSPLPLSVLDLVPVPLGSSAAESVEAALAYAKAAEDANYSRYWVAEHHNMGALASSVPLAVLSAASQRTTRIRLGSGGVMLPNHAPLAVAEGYRLLSALAPDRVDLGLGRAPGTDGRTARALRGAQGMIEESFERQLSDLIAFGTGRYPAGHPFAGTVAAPAGEGLFPPLWILSSSGYGAHVAAKVGAGLAFAWHINPDTAQARAAADAYRAAFQPSETFPEPRVLVAASVVTAPTAEEAEELSLPLGLMFLRLMRGESAPYPTVAEAKAYPYTPQERGLADSMRRRAIIGDPATVAARLHTLAHDTAADELIVSLNIPDPAQRRESLKLVMDGVRAQEAREVALV; encoded by the coding sequence ATGAGCGTTCCCTCTCCCCTGCCTCTGTCCGTGCTTGATCTTGTGCCCGTGCCGCTGGGGTCCAGCGCCGCCGAGTCGGTCGAGGCCGCCCTGGCGTACGCGAAGGCCGCCGAGGACGCGAATTACAGCCGGTACTGGGTGGCCGAGCACCACAACATGGGCGCGCTGGCGTCCAGCGTACCGCTGGCGGTGCTCTCGGCCGCGTCGCAACGCACCACACGCATCCGCCTGGGCTCGGGCGGCGTGATGCTCCCCAACCACGCGCCGCTGGCCGTCGCGGAAGGCTACCGGCTGCTGTCGGCCCTTGCGCCCGACCGGGTGGATCTGGGTCTGGGCCGCGCCCCGGGCACGGACGGCCGCACCGCCCGCGCACTGCGGGGCGCGCAGGGAATGATCGAGGAGTCCTTCGAGCGGCAACTCTCGGACCTGATCGCCTTCGGCACCGGACGGTACCCGGCCGGACACCCCTTTGCGGGCACCGTGGCCGCCCCGGCGGGCGAGGGTCTGTTCCCGCCGCTGTGGATCCTCAGCAGCAGCGGCTACGGCGCGCACGTCGCCGCCAAGGTCGGGGCGGGGCTGGCGTTCGCGTGGCACATCAACCCGGACACCGCGCAGGCCCGCGCCGCTGCAGACGCCTACCGGGCCGCGTTCCAGCCCTCGGAAACCTTCCCGGAACCGCGCGTGCTCGTGGCCGCGAGCGTCGTCACCGCCCCCACCGCCGAGGAAGCCGAGGAACTCAGCCTCCCGCTCGGCCTGATGTTCCTGCGCCTCATGCGGGGCGAGAGCGCCCCCTACCCCACTGTCGCCGAGGCGAAAGCGTACCCGTACACCCCGCAGGAACGCGGCCTGGCCGACTCCATGCGCCGGCGCGCGATCATCGGCGACCCCGCCACCGTCGCCGCGCGTCTGCACACCCTGGCCCACGACACGGCCGCCGACGAACTTATTGTCAGTCTGAACATCCCCGACCCCGCCCAGCGCCGCGAGTCCCTGAAGCTCGTCATGGACGGCGTCCGCGCGCAGGAAGCTCGCGAGGTCGCGCTGGTGTGA
- the glcF gene encoding glycolate oxidase subunit GlcF — translation MNNEIPVQTLGGQGEVMAHAVDACVHCGFCLPACPTYALLGDEMDSPRGRIVLMKEVLEGGLPLADAAPHLDRCLGCQACVTACPSGVPYGELITAFRGWSEPQRERSAFDRSKRWAILKALPAPRLFSVAARVGQFAKPLAPVLPAALRGPLDLLPESVPAMQPSPKVTPARGVQRGRVAFLVGCAQQALAPNFNAATLRVLARNGIEVVIPDGQGCCGAAALHTGARDEALKLVRANLDAFHPDEFDAILSNAAGCGAGLKEYPMVLHGEPDEARAKAFAAKVMDISEYLNGLLQNGELEPPVPARRPLTVAYHDACHLAHAQGVRAAPRALLRAIPGVSVLEVPEGDLCCGSAGTYNLEQPDLAGQLGARKAKNILSTTPDLIASGNIGCHTQIQSHVRRQGSPTPVMHTIEILDLAYRGEL, via the coding sequence ATGAACAACGAGATTCCCGTGCAGACCCTGGGCGGTCAGGGCGAGGTGATGGCGCACGCGGTGGACGCCTGCGTGCACTGCGGCTTCTGCCTGCCCGCCTGCCCCACGTACGCGCTGCTGGGCGACGAGATGGACAGCCCGCGGGGCCGCATCGTGCTGATGAAGGAGGTGCTGGAGGGTGGCCTGCCGCTGGCGGACGCCGCGCCGCACCTCGACCGCTGCCTGGGCTGTCAGGCGTGCGTGACCGCCTGCCCCAGCGGCGTCCCGTACGGCGAGCTGATCACCGCGTTCCGGGGCTGGAGTGAACCGCAGCGTGAGCGCAGTGCGTTCGACCGGTCGAAACGCTGGGCGATCCTCAAGGCGCTCCCCGCCCCGCGGCTGTTCAGCGTGGCGGCGCGTGTGGGGCAGTTCGCCAAGCCGCTCGCGCCGGTGCTGCCCGCCGCGCTGCGTGGTCCGCTGGACCTGCTGCCGGAATCCGTGCCCGCCATGCAGCCCAGCCCGAAGGTCACCCCCGCGCGCGGCGTGCAGCGGGGCCGGGTGGCGTTCCTGGTGGGCTGCGCGCAGCAGGCGCTCGCGCCGAACTTCAACGCGGCGACCCTGCGCGTCCTGGCCCGCAACGGCATCGAGGTCGTCATTCCCGACGGGCAGGGCTGCTGCGGCGCCGCCGCGCTGCACACCGGCGCGCGGGACGAGGCGCTGAAACTGGTGCGCGCGAACCTGGACGCCTTCCACCCCGACGAGTTCGACGCGATCCTCTCGAACGCCGCCGGGTGCGGCGCGGGCCTCAAGGAGTACCCGATGGTCCTGCACGGCGAGCCCGACGAAGCGCGCGCAAAGGCCTTCGCGGCGAAGGTCATGGACATCAGTGAGTACCTGAATGGGTTGCTTCAGAACGGCGAGCTTGAACCCCCCGTGCCCGCCCGTCGCCCCCTGACAGTCGCGTACCACGACGCCTGCCACCTCGCCCACGCGCAGGGCGTCCGCGCCGCGCCCCGCGCCCTGCTGCGCGCCATCCCCGGCGTCAGCGTGCTGGAGGTCCCGGAAGGCGACCTCTGCTGCGGCTCGGCAGGCACCTACAACCTCGAACAGCCCGACCTCGCCGGGCAGCTCGGCGCGCGCAAGGCAAAGAATATCCTGTCCACCACGCCGGACCTGATCGCCAGCGGCAACATCGGCTGCCACACCCAGATTCAGAGCCACGTGCGCCGCCAGGGCAGCCCCACGCCCGTGATGCATACCATTGAGATCCTCGATCTGGCGTACCGGGGGGAGCTGTGA